Proteins from one Fragaria vesca subsp. vesca linkage group LG6, FraVesHawaii_1.0, whole genome shotgun sequence genomic window:
- the LOC101312263 gene encoding omega-3 fatty acid desaturase, chloroplastic-like, producing the protein MASWVLSQCGLRPLPHVSTIPRTRIAAKPIKLPALTKNNITDLGFGFGSTRISSGRFGSWGVKVSAPLRVASTEDEEERMRINGDEEEIEFDPGSPPPFKLADVRAAIPKHCWVKDPWRSMSYVVRDVVVVFGLAFAAVCINKWYVWPLYWVAQGTMFWALFVLGHDCGHGSFSNNQKMNSVVGHLLHSSILVPYHGWRISHRTHHQNHGHVENDESWHPLSERIYRTLDKTTQMLRFSLPFPLLAYPFYLWNRSPGKTGSHFEPSSDLFVPSEKKDVITSTVCWTAMSALLVGLSFVIGPIQMLKLYGIPYWVFVMWLDLVTYLHHHGHEDKLPWYRGKEWSYLRGGLTTLDRDYGLINNIHHDIGTHVVHHLFPQIPHYHLVEATEAAKPVFGKYYREPKKSGPLPFHLLGNFITSLKKDHYVSDSGDVVYYQTDPKLSSNGESMAEKSNFG; encoded by the exons ATGGCGAGTTGGGTCCTCTCACAATGCGGCCTTAGACCTCTCCCCCATGTTTCAACGATACCCAGAACCAGAATCGCCGCAAAACCAATAAAGCTTCCGGCTTTGACGAAGAACAATATCACAGATCTCGGGTTCGGGTTCGGGTCGACCCGGATTTCCAGCGGGAGGTTTGGAAGCTGGGGCGTGAAGGTGAGTGCCCCATTGAGAGTTGCTTCTACAGAAGATGAGGAGGAGAGAATGAGAATCAATGGAGATGAAGAGGAGATTGAATTCGATCCGGGTTCACCTCCACCGTTCAAGTTGGCTGATGTTAGGGCGGCAATCCCTAAGCATTGTTGGGTTAAGGACCCGTGGAGATCAATGAGCTATGTGGTTAGGGATGTGGTGGTGGTTTTTGGGTTGGCTTTTGCTGCGGTTTGTATAAACAAGTGGTATGTTTGGCCTCTGTATTGGGTTGCTCAGGGGACTATGTTTTGGGCACTCTTTGTTCTTGGTCATGATTG TGGACATGGAAGCTTTTCAAACAATCAGAAGATGAATAGTGTGGTTGGACATCTATTGCATTCTTCGATTCTTGTACCCTATCATGGATG GAGAATTAGCCACAGGACTCACCATCAAAACCATGGACATGTTGAGAATGATGAATCATGGCACCCG TTGTCCGAGAGAATTTACAGAACTTTGGATAAAACAACACAAATGTTGCGGTTCAGTTTGCCTTTTCCCTTGCTAGCATACCCTTTTTACCTT TGGAATAGAAGTCCAGGAAAGACTGGTTCTCATTTTGAGCCAAGCAGCGACCTTTTTGTCCCCAGTGAGAAGAAAGATGTGATCACTTCAACTGTATGTTGGACCGCCATGTCTGCTTTGCTTGTGGGGTTATCATTTGTGATTGGTCCGATTCAAATGCTTAAGCTCTATGGCATTCCCTACTGG GTGTTTGTCATGTGGTTGGATTTAGTTACTTACTTGCACCATCATGGTCACGAAGACAAACTACCTTGGTATCGCGGAAAG GAATGGAGTTATCTGAGGGGAGGGCTCACAACACTTGATCGTGACTATGGGTTGATCAATAACATCCATCACGATATTGGAACCCATGTGGTCCATCATCTTTTTCCTCAAATCCCTCACTACCATCTAGTTGAAGCA ACAGAGGCAGCTAAGCCAGTGTTTGGGAAATATTACAGAGAGCCGAAGAAATCAGGACCTCTACCATTTCACCTACTTGGAAATTTTATAACGAGCTTGAAAAAAGACCATTATGTCAGTGACTCTGGGGATGTTGTGTACTACCAAACTGACCCCAAGCTTAGTTCAAA TGGAGAATCCATGGCGGAGAAGAGCAATTTCGGATAG
- the LOC101291842 gene encoding uncharacterized protein LOC101291842 has product MTENSSCFNGILRRLLCTGNVPTHPSLDYISDSNPTQLTKPPKTPNHEPKFQALPSPSANVTPGIVARLMGLDSLPESNWVRAPDSVTRSKSVSFADYLMDFDIAPANQHRRVRTSVSFREVPAVLSQEEGKEFLVVYLDSVDKEKEFGVKVKKTEEVRIKVKKTEEVKQGKEQRSKKKESSEVIKKKNEEKVVKKNSKKVSKLKDVPRRECDAQSSRVNRDSKGDEVKKVVSKNGGANLREGSGERSPLKKTTTPKKKKVVVEPKFKKGNHQNAAKKREAVDNSSCSENSSPVSVFDIDDILIQHETWLSEYSSPKDLKSQMKSPPRVSYNEDPELRAVRFKDMEPVKNEDSEDYTELMASKIFKMTEEELKESDWVSNNVVEYERFEEICVEVEGLILDVLVNQAIDDLVQLNFLSLKKKKLSEICI; this is encoded by the exons ATGACTGAGAATTCAAGCTGTTTCAATGGCATCCTACGCCGGCTTCTATGCACCGGTAACGTTCCGACTCATCCATCATTAGATTACATTTCAGACTCAAACCCAACCCAACTCACTAAACCACCCAAAACTCCAAACCATGAACCCAAGTTCCAAGCTTTACCTTCTCCTTCGGCTAATGTAACACCCGGAATAGTAGCCAGGCTAATGGGGCTGGATTCTCTGCCGGAGTCCAACTGGGTGAGAGCCCCGGATTCTGTTACTAGAAGCAAGTCGGTGAGCTTTGCAGATTACTTGATGGATTTCGATATAGCTCCGGCGAATCAGCACCGCCGTGTCCGGACCTCCGTCTCTTTTAGGGAGGTTCCGGCGGTGCTGAGTCAGGAGGAGGGGAAGGAGTTTCTGGTGGTGTATTTGGATAGTGTGGATAAGGAAAAGGAGTTTGGGGTTAAAGTGAAGAAAACAGAGGAGGTGAGGATTAAAGTGAAGAAAACAGAGGAGGTGAAACAGGGGAAGGAACAGAGGAGTAAGAAGAAAGAGAGTAGTGAGGTGATTAAGAAGAAGAATGAAGAGAAAGTGGTGAAGAAAAATAGCAAGAAGGTTTCCAAGTTGAAAGATGTGCCTAGAAGGGAATGTGATGCTCAATCTTCGAGGGTTAATCGTGATTCCAAAGGAGATGAGGTAAAGAAGGTCGTGAGCAAAAATGGTGGTGCTAATTTAAGAGAAGGTAGTGGGGAGCGTAGTCCACTGAAGAAAACGACGACTCCGAAGAAGAAGAAAGTGGTGGTAGAACCAAAGTTCAAGAAGGGAAATCATCAAAATGCAGCTAAGAAAAGAGAGGCAGTGGATAATAGTTCCTGCTCGGAGAATTCAAGCCCTGTTTCTGTTTTTGATATTGATGACATTTTGATCCAACATGAAACTTGGTTATCAG AATATTCTAGTCCCAAGGATTTGAAATCCCAGATGAAATCCCCACCAAGAGTTTCGTACAATGAAGACCCTGAATTGAGAGCAGTCAGATTCAAAGATATGGAGCCAGTTAAGAACGAGGACAGTGAAGATTACACTGAGCTTATGGCAAGCAAAATCTTCAAAATGACAGAAGAGGAATTGAAAGAGTCAGATTGGGTATCAAATAATGTGGTCGAGTATGAAAGATTCGAAGAAATCTGTGTGGAAGTCGAGGGGCTGATCCTAGATGTGCTAGTGAACCAGGCCATTGATGATCTTGTGCAGCTTAATTTCTTAAGCTTGAAGAAGAAGAAGCTGTCTGAAATTTGTATATAA